A stretch of Malus sylvestris chromosome 11, drMalSylv7.2, whole genome shotgun sequence DNA encodes these proteins:
- the LOC126589636 gene encoding putative germin-like protein 9-2, with the protein MAALKFFSLLISSIAFVQMAMAGDPDIITDFIAPPNGTVDGNFFTYTAFRALVGGGPPTAFKILKATMAEFPALNGQSVSYAVLEFPSNSTNPPHTHPRAAELLFLIDGTLEVGFVDTKNKLFTQTLQVGDLFVFPKGLAHFQYNADPQFPALAVSAFGSANAGTVSIPNTLFATGVDDNVLAISFKTDVATIQKLKAGLAPKP; encoded by the coding sequence ATGGCAGCTCTCAAATTCTTTTCACTACTAATTTCTTCAATCGCATTTGTCCAAATGGCCATGGCCGGAGACCCGGATATTATTACCGACTTCATTGCTCCTCCAAACGGAACAGTAGATGGCAACTTCTTCACATACACCGCATTTCGCGCTCTTGTTGGGGGCGGCCCTCCCACGGCTTTCAAGATATTAAAGGCAACCATGGCTGAGTTCCCTGCTCTCAATGGCCAGAGTGTTTCATACGCCGTCCTCGAATTCCCATCTAATAGTACCAATCCACCACACACTCATCCTCGCGCCGCTGAACTCCTTTTCCTTATTGACGGTACCCTCGAAGTCGGTTTTGTTGACACCAAAAACAAACTCTTTACACAGACCCTTCAAGTAGGTGATCTTTTTGTATTTCCCAAGGGACTAGCACACTTTCAGTACAATGCTGATCCACAATTCCCAGCTCTGGCAGTTTCTGCCTTTGGAAGTGCAAATGCAGGAACTGTATCAATACCTAACACCTTATTTGCCACCGGCGTTGATGACAATGTCTTGGCTATCTCCTTCAAGACGGATGTTGCCACCATTCAAAAGCTCAAGGCTGGACTTGCACCCAAGCCATGA